The Lycium ferocissimum isolate CSIRO_LF1 chromosome 1, AGI_CSIRO_Lferr_CH_V1, whole genome shotgun sequence genome includes a region encoding these proteins:
- the LOC132056683 gene encoding gallate 1-beta-glucosyltransferase 84A24-like, giving the protein MGSQGTNLDSIIHVFLISFPGQGHVNPLLRLGKRLASSGVLVSFCAPECVGKDIRAANNNIISDEPTPYGDGFIRFEFFDGWEYTQPKENHQLEIELANLEAIGRQVLPAMLKENEAKGRPVSCLINNPFIPWVCDVADSLGIPCAVLWVQSCASFSAYYHYHFNLAPFPNESNPKIDVHLPNMPILKWDELPSFLLPSNPFPVLANAILRQFNYLSKPIRIFIESFEELEKEVVDYMSNFLPIKTVGPLLVDDPKIEEDVRADLVKADISITQWLNSKPPSSVVYISFGSIVVPNQEQVDEIAYGLLNSGLNFLWIMKPPRKNSSFPIVVLPQGYLEKVGDKGKVVEWCLQEQVLAHPSLACFLTHCGWNSSMEVIANGVPIVAFPQWGDQVTDAKYLVDEFKIGVRLSRGVTENRVVPRDEVEQSLRDVTSGPKAAEMKGNALNWKKKAAEAVAEGGSSDQNLKSFVDELRTLQSSSQKYLAKLAPLSH; this is encoded by the coding sequence ATGGGATCTCAAGGTACCAATTTGGATTCAATCATTCATGTCTTTCTAATATCATTTCCTGGTCAAGGACATGTCAATCCATTGCTCCGACTTGGCAAACGCCTCGCCTCGAGTGGTGTCCTAGTCAGCTTTTGCGCACCCGAATGTGTTGGCAAGGACATAAGAgcagccaacaacaacataattagtGATGAGCCAACTCCTTATGGAGATGGTTTCATTAGATTCGAGTTCTTCGATGGTTGGGAATACACTCAGCCTAAAGAGAATCACCAGCTCGAGATAGAGCTGGCGAATCTCGAAGCTATAGGGAGACAAGTGCTCCCTGCAATGCTAAAAGAAAACGAAGCGAAAGGGCGTCCTGTTTCATGTCTAATCAACAATCCATTTATTCCATGGGTATGTGATGTGGCTGATAGCCTCGGTATACCTTGTGCTGTCCTTTGGGTCCAATCTTGTGCTAGTTTCTCTGCTTATTATCACTATCATTTCAATCTTGCACCTTTCCCGAATGAATCAAATCCAAAAATTGATGTTCATTTGCCTAACATGCCAATTCTCAAGTGGGATGAACTTCCTAGCTTCTTGCTACCATCTAATCCATTTCCTGTCTTAGCAAATGCCATTTTGAGACAATTCAATTACCTCTCTAAACCTATTCGGATTTTCATCGAATCATTCGAGGAGCTCGAAAAAGAAGTGGTGGACTACATGTCCAATTTTTTGCCCATCAAGACCGTCGGTCCACTACTAGTCGATGATCCAAAAATCGAGGAAGATGTTCGTGCTGACCTAGTGAAGGCTGATATCTCAATCACCCAATGGCTCAATTCCAAGCCACCATCCTCTGTTGTATACATTTCTTTCGGAAGTATTGTTGTTCCGAATCAAGAACAAGTCGATGAAATCGCCTATGGCTTATTGAATTCGGGGCTAAATTTCTTGTGGATCATGAAGCCACCTCGAAAAAACTCGTCCTTCCCCATCGTAGTCTTGCCACAAGGctatttggaaaaagttggggATAAAGGAAAAGTTGTGGAATGGTGTTTGCAAGAACAAGTTTTAGCACATCCGTCTTTAGCCTGTTTCCTGACTCACTGTGGATGGAATTCGTCGATGGAGGTCATCGCAAACGGAGTCCCCATCGTGGCATTTCCACAATGGGGCGATCAAGTAACGGATGCTAAGTACTTAGTGGATGAATTCAAAATAGGAGTAAGACTTTCCAGAGGTGTGACAGAGAATAGGGTTGTTCCTCGGGACGAAGTTGAACAGTCTTTGCGTGATGTCACGAGTGGTCCTAAGGCGGCAGAGATGAAAGGGAACGCATtgaattggaagaagaaagcgGCCGAAGCAGTGGCGGAAGGTGGTTCATCCGATCAGAATTTGAAGTCCTTTGTTGATGAGCTTAGGACACTACAAAGTAGTAGCCAAAAGTACTTGGCCAAGTTAGCACCTTTATCCCATTAG